The Panicum virgatum strain AP13 chromosome 5K, P.virgatum_v5, whole genome shotgun sequence genome has a window encoding:
- the LOC120709167 gene encoding uncharacterized protein LOC120709167: MALRALDNTMPAAVEERPKKVAKVAAPAAAAAVKAASPGSGKKKKNDENSAPRATAAAGEQAMEYIPSEELEAAAHPKAKAAGLVAELDSKDWIRACEALNDARRLTIHHSALLNPILEKVMLAIVKTMKSPRSAVLKTSIMACTDIFNSFGNILSSVSDAAFDKLLLQLLLKASQDKRFVCEEAEKAMRAMAASMPPLLLLKKLKAYVHHANLRVRAKAAVAISHCAARMDIAAMKEFGMSALLQVAAELLNDRLPEAREAARSVVGSMHGAFAKEAAAKGKEEEEAPSVAASWESLCSLSLPPISAQAVAKIAATQSQ, encoded by the exons ATGGCACTCCGCGCGCTCGACAACACGatgcccgccgccgtcgaggagcgGCCCAAGAAGGTCGCTAAGgtggccgcccccgccgcggccgccgccgtcaaggcCGCCTCCCCCGggagcggcaagaagaagaagaacgacGAGAACTCGGCGCCCAGGgccacggccgcggcgggggagcAGGCCATGGAGTACATCCCGTCggaggagctggaggcggcggcgcaccccAAGGCCAAGGCCGCGGGGCTGGTCGCGGAGCTGGACTCCAAGGACTGGATCCGGGCGTGCGAGGCGCTcaacgacgcgcgccgcctcacGATCCACCACTCCGCGCTCCTGAACCCGATCCT GGAGAAGGTGATGCTGGCGAtcgtgaagacgatgaagagcCCGCGCAGCGCGGTGCTGAAGACATCCATCATGGCCTGCACCGACATCTTCAACTCCTTCGGCAACATCCTCTCCTCCGTCTCCGACGCCGCCTTCGACAAGCTG CTGCTCCAGCTCCTGCTGAAGGCGTCCCAGGACAAGCGGTTCGTGTGCGAGGAGGCCGAGAAGGCGATGCGCGCCATGGCGGCGTCGATgcctccgctgctgctgctgaagaagCTCAAGGCGTACGTCCACCACGCCAACCTCAGGGTCAGGGCCaaggccgccgtcgccatctCCCACTGCGCCGCCAGGATG GACATCGCGGCGATGAAGGAGTTCGGGATGTCGGCGCTCCTccaggtggcggcggagctgctGAACGACCGGCTGCCGGAGGCCAGGGAGGCCGCCCGCAGCGTGGTGGGGTCGATGCACGGCGCCTTCGCCAAGGAGGCCGCAgcgaaggggaaggaggaggaggaggcgccctCCGTGGCCGCCTCCTGGGAGAGCCTCTGCTCGCTCAGCCTGCCGCCCATCTCCGCGCAGGCCGTCGCCAAGATCGCCGCCACGCAGTCGCAGTGA